In the Henningerozyma blattae CBS 6284 chromosome 8, complete genome genome, one interval contains:
- the TBLA0H00360 gene encoding succinate:quinone oxidoreductase subunit C (similar to Saccharomyces cerevisiae SDH3 (YKL141W) and YMR118C; ancestral locus Anc_2.423) — MMMNMTKTMSLRLMNRQYSSTSLLSSPARSNDKWLNQKRFTSTSVKQEDELLVAQRGKRPNSPHLTIYQPQLTWYLSSVNRISCCILGFSFYFLTMIIGFGALLGYDVNSKKIKEFYDKHFNNIFVKGAFAYLFAFQLFGTLRHLTWDMGYQLTLKGVYRTGYSVIACGTLLGTYLWLF, encoded by the coding sequence atgatgatgaatatgACCAAGACTATGAGTCTTCGTCTTATGAATAGACAATACTCTTCTACTTCATTGCTTTCTTCGCCAGCTAGATCTAACGACAAGTGGTTAAACCAAAAGAGATTTACTAGCACTTCTGTCAAGcaagaagatgaattattagtgGCACAAAGAGGTAAGAGACCTAACTCCCCACATCTAACTATCTACCAACCACAATTAACTTGGTACTTATCCTCTGTTAACCGTATTTCCTGTTGTATCTTAGGGTTTTCCTTCTACTTCTTAACCATGATTATTGGGTTTGGTGCATTATTGGGATATGATGTTAATTCTAAGAAGATCAAGGAATTCTATGACAAacatttcaataatatctttgTGAAAGGTGCCTTTGCTTATTTGTTTGCCTTCCAATTGTTCGGTACTTTAAGACATTTGACTTGGGATATGGGCTACCAATTGACTTTGAAAGGTGTATATAGAACTGGTTATTCTGTCATCGCCTGTGGTACATTATTGGGTACCTATCTATGGTTATTCTAA
- the PKR1 gene encoding Pkr1p (similar to Saccharomyces cerevisiae PKR1 (YMR123W); ancestral locus Anc_2.415) — protein sequence MSIQSLIIKSITEPGANDAVVIAIHITFCSLLAVLASMVFVTRGNIHYIFLFFIAAILYGILTWFISEIKKIQAEEKKEVKSMSKDVYDNDTQVTKNSSTDDAKSSLKNLGKSMSE from the coding sequence ATGAGCATTCAAAGtttgattattaaaagtataACAGAACCAGGTGCTAACGATGCGGTTGTCATTGCCATTCACATCACATTCTGTTCATTATTAGCGGTCTTGGCCTCTATGGTATTTGTCACACGCGGTAATATTCATTAcatctttttatttttcattgctGCTATATTGTATGGCATCTTAACTTGGTTTATCTCTGAAATCAAAAAGATTCAAGctgaagaaaagaaagaagtTAAATCAATGTCCAAGGATGTATATGATAACGATACTCAAGTGACCAAGAATAGCAGTACTGATGATGCGAAATCCTCTTTGAAAAACTTGGGTAAATCCATGTcagaataa
- the TBLA0H00350 gene encoding uncharacterized protein (similar to Saccharomyces cerevisiae ADE16 (YLR028C) and ADE17 (YMR120C); ancestral locus Anc_2.418), with product MSQQMIAIISVYDKSNLETLVKGFSENNIRIIASGGTSKLIRSLGYKVEDVSSITKAPEMLGGRVKTLHPAVHGGILARDIDSDETDLKSQNIEKIDFVVCNLYPFKETIAKENVTIADAVEEIDIGGVTLLRAAAKNHERVTILSDPNDYEKFLVELNDKTIGDMPGEISKSLKNQFALKAFEQTANYDSMISDYFRKQYSSNKSQITLRYGANPHQKPAQAFIASREELPFKVLGGSPGYINLLDALNSWPLVKEISASLNLPAAASFKHVSPAGVAVGLPLNDVEKQIYYVNGIEGLTPLACAYARARGADRMSSFGDWIALSNIVDVPTAQLISKEVSDGIIAPGFEPEALEILQKKKNGKYCVLQIDPNYEPEQIETRQVYGVSLQQKRNDAIINKNTFREIISKNKSLNEQAIIDLTVATLSLKYTQSNSVCYAKNGMVIGLGAGQQSRVHCTRLAGDKADNWWFRQHPKVLGMKWAKGTKRPEKANAIDLFVTNQVPTEQPEKSDYESKFETLPEPLTEVERKEWMSQLTDVVLSSDAFFPFPDNVYRAVRSGVKYIAAPTGSVMDKEVLKAADSFDVVYIENPIRLFHH from the coding sequence ATGTCTCAACAAATGATTGCTATCATTTCCGTTTATGATAAATCCAATTTAGAAACTTTGGTCAAAGGTTTCTCTGAAAACAATATCCGTATCATTGCATCTGGTGGTActtctaaattaattagATCCTTAGGCTATAAAGTTGAAGATGTTTCATCCATTACAAAAGCTCCGGAAATGTTGGGTGGTAGAGTCAAGACTTTACATCCAGCAGTTCATGGTGGTATTCTTGCAAGAGATATTGACAGTGATGAAACTGATTTGAAAAgtcaaaatattgaaaaaattgattttgttgTTTGTAATTTATATCCATTTAAAGAAACAATTGCTAAAGAAAATGTAACTATTGCAGATGCtgttgaagaaattgatattGGTGGTGTTACTCTTCTAAGAGCTGCCGCCAAGAATCATGAAAGAGTTACTATTTTATCTGATCCAAAtgattatgaaaaatttttagttgagttaaatgataaaaccATTGGTGATATGCCTGGTGAGATTTCCAAATCTTTAAAGAACCAATTTGCCCTAAAGGCCTTTGAACAAACTGCTAATTATGACTCAATGATTTCAGACTATTTCAGAAAGCAATACTCTAGTAATAAGAGTCAAATCACTTTAAGATATGGTGCTAATCCACATCAAAAGCCAGCTCAAGCATTCATTGCATCAAGAGAAGAATTACCATTTAAAGTTTTGGGTGGTTCTCCAGGTTATATCAATTTATTGGATGCATTAAACTCGTGGCCATTAGTAAAAGAAATTAGTGCTTCATTGAATTTACCAGCTGCTGCCTCTTTCAAGCATGTTTCCCCTGCAGGTGTTGCTGTTGGTTTACCATTAAATGATGTGGAAAAGCAAATATATTATGTCAATGGTATTGAAGGATTGACTCCTTTAGCATGCGCTTATGCTAGAGCTCGTGGTGCTGATAGAATGTCATCATTTGGTGACTGGATTGCCCTATCAAATATTGTAGATGTCCCAACTGCCCAATTGATTTCTAAAGAAGTATCTGATGGTATTATTGCTCCAGGTTTCGAACCTGAAGCCTTAGAAATCTtacaaaagaagaaaaatggTAAATATTGTGTTTTACAAATTGATCCAAATTATGAGCCAGAACAAATTGAAACAAGACAAGTATATGGTGTCAGTTTACAACAAAAGAGAAATGATGCTATTATCAACAAAAATACTTTCAGAGAAATTATTTCCAAGAATAAAAGTCTCAATGAACAAGctattattgatttaacAGTGGCGACTCTTTCATTGAAATATACTCAATCTAATTCCGTTTGTTATGCCAAGAATGGTATGGTTATTGGATTAGGTGCTGGACAGCAATCCCGTGTTCACTGTACAAGATTGGCTGGTGATAAAGCTGATAACTGGTGGTTCAGACAACATCCAAAAGTATTGGGTATGAAATGGGCTAAAGGAACTAAAAGACCAGAAAAGGCCAATGCTATTGATTTGTTTGTCACCAACCAGGTACCAACTGAACAACCAGAAAAGTCTGACTATGAATCCAAATTTGAAACTTTACCAGAACCACTAACTGAAGttgaaagaaaagaatGGATGTCTCAATTAACTGATGTTGTATTATCATCGGATGCCTTCTTCCCCTTCCCAGACAACGTCTACAGAGCCGTGAGATCCGGTGTCAAATACATTGCTGCTCCTACTGGGTCAGTTATGGACAAAGAAGTTCTAAAGGCTGCCGATTCCTTCGATGTTGTATACATCGAAAACCCAATTCGTTTGTTCCATCATTGA